A window of the Bdellovibrio sp. ZAP7 genome harbors these coding sequences:
- the hemN gene encoding oxygen-independent coproporphyrinogen III oxidase, with protein sequence MIKNLLAKYDVPAPRYTSYPTVPYWETNPTREQWVSHLNTTLKKGDGGWSLYIHIPFCETLCTFCGCNNIITKSHTKESPYVDMLLKEWHLYTQQVPELLKSPLKHIHLGGGTPTFLSSESLLRLLTPIVNDCTLDKEHFEGSIEVDPRRTTAEQLKALRTLGFNRVSMGVQDFNPEVQRLVNRIQPLEITANLSDEARKLGYTSVNFDLIYGLAKQTAESIRETAEATVKLRPDRIALYSFALVPWIKPAQRLFKDEDLPKAAEKRELYEIARGILIKAGYVEVGMDHFALPTDNLSIAMDEKRLHRNFMGYTDQRTDVLLGLGVSSISETPFSFHQNEKVLPLYEQALNEGVLPTMRGHILTEEDQVRRRQILKLMTEFEVEFLSAEQEQGAKEFLAEMINDKLLVIQDHKLVVLEAGRPFLRNACVYFDERLKSKQPQTKIFSQSI encoded by the coding sequence ATGATTAAAAATCTACTAGCAAAATACGACGTCCCAGCTCCCCGCTATACGTCTTACCCGACAGTTCCTTACTGGGAAACGAATCCCACGCGCGAGCAATGGGTTTCCCATTTAAACACGACATTGAAAAAAGGCGATGGCGGCTGGTCTTTGTACATCCACATTCCTTTCTGTGAAACGCTTTGTACTTTCTGTGGTTGTAACAACATCATCACGAAAAGCCACACGAAAGAATCTCCTTACGTGGATATGCTTTTGAAAGAATGGCACCTTTATACTCAACAAGTTCCAGAGCTTTTGAAATCTCCTTTGAAACACATCCACTTGGGCGGCGGAACTCCGACTTTCCTTTCCTCTGAGTCTTTGCTTCGTCTTCTGACTCCGATCGTGAATGACTGCACCCTGGATAAAGAACACTTTGAAGGTTCTATCGAAGTCGATCCACGTCGTACGACGGCTGAACAATTAAAGGCTTTACGTACGCTGGGCTTTAACCGCGTGAGTATGGGTGTTCAAGACTTCAACCCCGAAGTGCAGCGCCTGGTAAACCGTATCCAACCTTTGGAAATCACAGCCAACCTTTCAGACGAAGCCCGCAAACTGGGTTATACATCTGTGAACTTTGACTTGATCTATGGTTTGGCAAAACAAACAGCTGAATCTATCCGCGAAACGGCCGAAGCGACTGTGAAGTTGCGCCCGGATCGCATTGCTCTTTATAGCTTTGCTTTGGTTCCTTGGATCAAACCAGCACAACGTCTTTTCAAAGACGAAGATCTTCCTAAGGCTGCTGAAAAACGTGAGCTTTATGAAATCGCTCGTGGCATTCTGATCAAAGCTGGTTATGTGGAAGTGGGCATGGATCACTTTGCTTTGCCGACGGATAACTTGAGCATCGCGATGGATGAAAAGCGTCTGCATCGTAACTTTATGGGTTATACAGATCAAAGAACCGATGTTCTTTTGGGCTTGGGAGTTTCCTCGATTTCTGAAACTCCATTCAGCTTCCATCAAAATGAAAAAGTTCTGCCTTTGTACGAACAGGCTTTGAACGAAGGTGTTTTGCCTACTATGCGTGGCCACATCCTGACAGAAGAAGATCAAGTTCGTCGTCGTCAGATTTTGAAACTGATGACAGAGTTCGAAGTGGAATTCTTAAGCGCTGAGCAAGAGCAAGGCGCGAAAGAATTCTTGGCCGAAATGATCAACGATAAGCTTTTGGTCATCCAAGACCACAAACTGGTTGTTCTGGAAGCGGGTCGCCCGTTCCTGCGCAACGCCTGCGTGTACTTCGACGAACGCTTAAAAAGCAAACAACCTCAAACTAAGATCTTCTCTCAATCTATATGA
- a CDS encoding NAD(P)/FAD-dependent oxidoreductase, whose translation MKKVTVVGAGFAGLTIALKLAQKGFTVEIHEKSSRVGGLLGTDYSEHGMAERAANSLILSNRSEKLFQEIGLEPALPLESSKKRFIFRGFPKAVPLNPFEILAVAFKVVPRVLFAKASLKPKAFETLEAWGLRRLGKAATRFLLGPAIQGIYANEPQDLSASLIIGPLFNKDREKFRGMMTGANGMQDLVNHLQQALEKLGVKIHLNSSVDIASLQGPVVLATSASAATELLRSYAPAVSALIARVHMSSLISTTVFFDKAQTKYKGFGCLIPRGLNLRTLGVLMPPYIFAGRDKTYNETWIMGGNNNQDLINLTDKELLNLIGTERKRLFKRQDGILDAKINRWDRALPMYDLELEKVQNELAQITLPAGLFLHGNYLSGIGLSKILERSERLSEKIVSQHG comes from the coding sequence ATGAAGAAGGTCACGGTGGTCGGAGCCGGTTTTGCGGGATTAACCATCGCGCTAAAGCTGGCCCAAAAAGGATTCACGGTTGAAATTCACGAAAAGTCCTCTCGTGTGGGTGGGCTTTTGGGAACTGATTATTCCGAACATGGAATGGCGGAGCGTGCTGCCAATTCTTTGATCCTTTCAAACCGCTCTGAAAAATTATTTCAAGAAATCGGTCTTGAGCCGGCCTTGCCCTTGGAGTCTTCTAAGAAAAGATTTATTTTCCGCGGCTTTCCCAAGGCTGTGCCATTGAATCCTTTTGAAATTCTGGCGGTGGCTTTTAAAGTCGTCCCGCGAGTGCTTTTTGCGAAAGCGAGTTTGAAACCCAAAGCTTTTGAAACTTTAGAAGCTTGGGGACTTCGACGTTTGGGCAAAGCGGCGACTCGTTTTCTGTTGGGACCTGCCATACAGGGAATTTATGCCAACGAACCTCAAGATCTAAGTGCATCACTAATTATAGGGCCGTTATTCAATAAAGACCGGGAAAAATTCCGCGGCATGATGACCGGCGCAAATGGCATGCAGGATTTAGTCAATCATCTGCAACAAGCTTTAGAAAAGTTGGGCGTAAAAATTCATTTAAACTCCTCTGTTGATATTGCTAGCCTTCAAGGCCCTGTGGTTTTGGCGACTTCAGCATCGGCTGCGACGGAGCTTTTAAGATCTTATGCACCTGCAGTTTCAGCGCTGATAGCACGTGTGCACATGTCGTCCTTGATCAGCACAACAGTCTTCTTTGACAAGGCGCAGACGAAATACAAAGGCTTCGGCTGTCTGATTCCTCGCGGTTTGAACCTGCGCACTTTAGGCGTGTTAATGCCGCCTTATATTTTTGCAGGCCGAGACAAAACTTATAATGAAACGTGGATCATGGGTGGCAATAACAATCAGGACTTAATAAACCTGACTGATAAAGAATTGCTGAACTTGATTGGGACAGAAAGAAAGCGCCTGTTCAAACGCCAAGATGGCATCCTGGATGCCAAGATCAACCGTTGGGATCGTGCTTTACCGATGTACGATCTGGAGCTTGAAAAGGTTCAAAATGAATTGGCGCAAATTACGCTCCCAGCAGGTCTTTTCCTGCACGGGAATTATCTTTCTGGTATTGGTTTAAGTAAAATTCTGGAGCGCAGTGAACGCCTCAGCGAAAAGATTGTGAGTCAACATGGCTAA
- the hemH gene encoding ferrochelatase: MAKTGVLLLNIGSPRTYEVPDVKRYLKHFLMDKEVINLPFIFRWPLVNLLIVPKRGPISAGNYKKIWLENGSPLTVYTNQFAEKLQKDLGDKYLVKVGMRYSDPDIPSALKAFADAGVENVLLAPMYPQYADATTGSSLREVQRQIRKLKLNFKVKSIRDFYQHSSFVDPSVEIAQEFLKGKDVTHYLFSFHGLPESHVKVNAGCLVTPDCCIKPGACDKPCYRAQCLATATSMATKMGLSKDQWSLSYQSRLGRAEWLKPSTEETIAKLADKKSIAVLCPSFVADCIETLEEIGIGGEETFHHAGGKDYHLVPCVNVNPNWVSKFARFVESQG, from the coding sequence ATGGCTAAAACGGGTGTTTTACTTTTAAATATTGGCAGCCCACGCACTTACGAAGTTCCTGATGTTAAAAGATACTTGAAGCACTTCCTGATGGATAAGGAAGTGATCAATCTGCCGTTTATTTTCCGTTGGCCATTAGTGAATCTTTTAATTGTTCCTAAGCGTGGTCCGATTTCTGCTGGAAACTATAAAAAGATCTGGTTGGAAAACGGCTCTCCCTTAACGGTGTATACGAATCAATTCGCTGAAAAACTGCAAAAGGATTTGGGTGATAAATATCTGGTGAAAGTGGGAATGCGCTATAGTGATCCAGATATTCCCTCTGCCCTAAAAGCTTTTGCCGATGCCGGAGTTGAAAATGTTTTGTTGGCGCCTATGTATCCCCAATACGCAGACGCAACGACGGGATCCTCGCTTCGTGAAGTTCAGCGCCAAATCAGAAAACTGAAACTGAATTTCAAAGTTAAAAGCATCCGCGATTTCTATCAACACTCGTCCTTTGTGGATCCCAGCGTGGAAATCGCGCAAGAGTTCCTCAAGGGAAAAGACGTCACTCACTACCTATTCTCTTTCCACGGACTTCCTGAAAGCCACGTGAAAGTAAATGCGGGATGCTTGGTCACTCCGGATTGCTGCATAAAACCTGGAGCGTGTGATAAGCCTTGCTACCGTGCCCAGTGTTTAGCAACGGCAACCTCAATGGCCACGAAGATGGGACTTTCCAAAGATCAATGGAGCCTGTCTTATCAATCACGCCTCGGCCGAGCGGAATGGCTGAAACCTTCGACAGAAGAAACCATCGCAAAACTTGCTGATAAAAAAAGCATCGCCGTTTTGTGCCCTTCCTTCGTTGCTGATTGCATCGAAACTTTGGAAGAAATCGGTATCGGTGGAGAGGAAACTTTCCATCATGCTGGTGGGAAGGACTATCACTTGGTACCTTGCGTGAACGTGAATCCAAACTGGGTCTCTAAGTTTGCACGCTTCGTAGAATCTCAAGGTTGA
- a CDS encoding D-alanyl-D-alanine carboxypeptidase, giving the protein MVSFLRFQLALTALIVGFTTSSAYAKVYLNSQCTMKANSGKIEGNGSKDEKFPLASISKLVTSLWAIETLGANYRFETKIHVTKVGPKAYDMHFEGSRDPLMGRNVGYFILAQLTMKQLGIERVENLTFDENFQMEWNVEEPVAVAGDTKLFADITEQAAHVEHELENGFITPIADNSYTYLRKISKSVGVKLPEDKPSIKFGNVSFLAKADFKKTNETQTFVYKSAPLYKIVKNMNNKSNNYVADHLYWNLGGTTAFNSYLAANLKMDNRDLEFNLGSGNNADYISKKKYDYNEGTCTAMIKVLIRLNEVLATQKLVLTDVMAVAGKDSESTLVRYDGVMGDAMTAKTGTVDKAKTLAGTISTGNGTIYFVILMHKDSSGENGSAANAIKNRIRALFTINNGSKKINYSETTPLPFDSQSALVLEYGPHLGMF; this is encoded by the coding sequence ATGGTGTCATTCTTGAGATTCCAACTGGCATTGACTGCTTTGATTGTCGGCTTCACGACATCTTCTGCTTATGCAAAAGTCTATTTGAACTCCCAATGCACGATGAAAGCCAACTCTGGCAAAATCGAAGGCAACGGTTCTAAAGACGAAAAATTTCCTCTCGCTTCTATCTCCAAACTTGTGACTTCGTTGTGGGCCATTGAAACTCTGGGCGCCAACTACCGCTTTGAAACTAAAATCCACGTTACTAAAGTTGGGCCTAAAGCCTACGACATGCATTTCGAAGGCAGCCGCGATCCTTTGATGGGTCGTAATGTCGGCTATTTCATTTTGGCTCAGCTCACGATGAAACAGCTGGGTATCGAAAGAGTTGAAAACTTGACCTTCGATGAAAACTTCCAAATGGAATGGAACGTGGAAGAACCTGTGGCTGTTGCTGGCGACACGAAGCTTTTCGCTGATATCACAGAACAAGCTGCTCATGTTGAGCATGAATTGGAAAATGGCTTCATCACACCAATCGCAGATAACTCCTACACGTACTTGCGCAAGATTTCAAAATCGGTGGGCGTGAAGCTGCCGGAAGATAAGCCAAGTATTAAATTTGGCAACGTCTCGTTCCTGGCGAAAGCAGACTTTAAAAAAACGAACGAGACTCAAACGTTCGTTTACAAATCTGCGCCTCTTTATAAGATTGTTAAGAACATGAACAACAAGTCCAACAACTATGTGGCTGACCACTTGTATTGGAACTTGGGTGGCACTACAGCGTTCAATTCTTACCTGGCAGCGAATCTGAAAATGGACAACCGCGATCTTGAGTTCAACTTGGGCTCCGGCAACAACGCGGACTATATCTCTAAAAAGAAATACGACTATAACGAAGGCACTTGCACTGCGATGATCAAAGTTTTGATCCGCCTGAACGAAGTTTTGGCGACGCAAAAACTGGTTTTGACGGACGTGATGGCGGTTGCTGGCAAGGACAGCGAATCCACATTGGTTCGCTATGATGGCGTTATGGGCGATGCGATGACGGCCAAAACCGGAACGGTGGATAAAGCGAAAACTTTGGCAGGCACGATTTCCACAGGAAACGGCACGATCTATTTCGTGATCCTGATGCACAAAGATTCTTCGGGTGAGAATGGTTCTGCAGCGAATGCCATCAAAAACCGCATCCGTGCTTTGTTCACCATCAACAATGGCTCTAAGAAAATTAACTATTCAGAAACTACGCCTCTTCCATTCGATAGCCAATCGGCTCTAGTTCTGGAATACGGGCCTCATTTAGGAATGTTCTAA
- a CDS encoding ankyrin repeat domain-containing protein, giving the protein MISVTLWIFYVLVAMFTVFGPVRASGYTVENLNKAIELQKNKEVQQQIQSKTFDPGVGDSDGITPLMAAAMNGNVKALNLLMQKNANLEQRNKFGDTALALAVSNDQDAAAKTLITAGAKVDVAVLSENKDTLLITAAKSSEKTTRLILQKNKKVINQTNALGNTALMESIVAGYPKIAKLLVDNGADVTIKNNDGKTALDLSKEMKNKSLSDLLTKKAKAIDSAKN; this is encoded by the coding sequence ATGATCAGTGTGACGCTTTGGATTTTTTATGTTCTGGTTGCGATGTTCACCGTTTTTGGCCCTGTTCGTGCCAGCGGATACACCGTCGAGAACTTAAACAAAGCGATCGAGCTTCAAAAGAACAAAGAAGTTCAACAGCAAATCCAATCTAAAACTTTCGATCCGGGTGTGGGTGACTCTGATGGAATCACACCCCTGATGGCAGCCGCCATGAACGGGAACGTGAAGGCGTTGAATTTGTTGATGCAAAAAAATGCGAATCTGGAACAAAGAAATAAATTCGGCGATACAGCCTTGGCTCTGGCTGTTTCGAACGATCAGGATGCCGCTGCGAAAACTTTGATTACTGCGGGCGCTAAAGTGGATGTCGCGGTTCTTTCTGAAAACAAAGACACGTTGCTAATCACAGCTGCTAAAAGCAGCGAGAAAACGACCCGTCTGATCCTGCAAAAAAATAAAAAGGTCATCAACCAGACAAATGCTTTAGGCAATACAGCTCTGATGGAATCCATCGTGGCGGGTTATCCTAAGATCGCAAAACTTCTGGTGGATAATGGCGCTGACGTAACCATTAAAAATAACGACGGAAAAACAGCTTTGGATCTTTCCAAAGAGATGAAGAATAAAAGCCTTTCAGATCTTCTGACGAAAAAGGCGAAAGCCATCGACTCTGCTAAAAATTAA
- a CDS encoding DEAD/DEAH box helicase produces MKFSELNLDPALMTAIQKIGYEDCSPIQEQAMPYILDGKDVAGLAQTGTGKTAAFVLPLMERILRARPVHGEVTDAEKEIIEKRAFKDWKPQNFILVLVPTRELAEQVQDNIIKFGADSGLRGFAIYGGTGYDKQKEALKNGVEFIVATPGRLIDLYKEHLVDLKQVRAIVFDEADRMFDMGFKDDMKFILQRVPRERQFLVFSATLNFDVLNTAYQFGSEPVEINISRDQAKAENVKDQIFHVGNAEKPQHLLSLLKLHNPKQAIIFTNFKMNVEKITKFLIDNDVPAMAISSLLTQAQRNRVIEQFKAENHLNILVATDVAARGLDIKGVDLVINYELPMDSESYVHRIGRTGRAGTTGQAFSMVGEKDIESLTRIEDYLKHKVEVGYLENDQLLQEFKPFPDRFEGHYPKSLDGERGERGPRREGGRSGGGNRDRGPRREGDRGPRREGGRGPRGENRGGENRPPREERKGASAVKSEGPNARHAKRPEHGAKTPAHGQQKRGDNRQGQGAHKRHEPRKGASAARRPPAKQTIGKKISSFIKKLFS; encoded by the coding sequence TTGAAATTCTCAGAGTTAAATTTAGATCCCGCCTTGATGACTGCTATCCAAAAAATTGGATATGAAGATTGCAGCCCGATTCAAGAGCAAGCTATGCCGTATATCTTGGATGGTAAAGACGTTGCTGGCCTAGCCCAAACAGGTACAGGCAAAACAGCTGCCTTCGTTCTTCCTTTGATGGAGCGTATTTTGCGCGCTCGCCCAGTTCACGGTGAAGTGACTGACGCAGAAAAAGAAATCATCGAAAAACGCGCCTTCAAAGACTGGAAACCACAGAACTTTATTTTGGTTTTGGTTCCCACTCGCGAATTGGCAGAGCAAGTTCAAGATAACATTATTAAGTTCGGTGCTGACAGCGGCCTTCGTGGTTTCGCAATTTATGGTGGCACTGGCTATGACAAACAAAAAGAAGCTCTTAAAAACGGCGTCGAGTTCATCGTAGCAACTCCAGGCCGTTTGATCGATTTGTACAAAGAACATTTGGTGGATTTGAAGCAAGTTCGCGCGATCGTATTCGATGAAGCGGACCGCATGTTCGACATGGGCTTTAAAGACGACATGAAGTTCATTTTGCAAAGAGTGCCTCGCGAACGTCAGTTCTTGGTATTCTCTGCAACCTTGAATTTTGATGTTTTGAACACGGCCTACCAATTTGGTTCAGAGCCGGTTGAAATCAACATCAGCCGTGACCAAGCCAAAGCTGAAAATGTGAAAGACCAAATCTTCCACGTGGGCAACGCTGAAAAACCTCAGCATCTTTTGTCTTTGCTTAAATTGCACAATCCAAAACAAGCGATCATCTTCACGAACTTTAAAATGAACGTGGAAAAGATCACGAAATTCTTGATTGATAACGATGTGCCAGCAATGGCGATCTCCAGTCTTTTGACTCAAGCTCAACGCAATCGCGTGATCGAACAGTTCAAAGCGGAAAACCATCTGAACATTCTGGTGGCGACGGACGTTGCTGCTCGTGGTTTGGACATCAAAGGTGTTGACCTGGTTATCAACTATGAATTGCCAATGGATTCTGAATCATACGTTCACCGTATCGGCCGTACGGGTCGCGCGGGTACGACAGGTCAGGCTTTCTCCATGGTGGGCGAAAAAGATATCGAGTCTTTGACTCGTATCGAAGATTATTTGAAACACAAAGTTGAAGTGGGCTATTTGGAAAATGATCAGCTACTTCAAGAGTTCAAACCATTCCCAGATCGTTTCGAAGGCCATTATCCAAAATCATTGGATGGTGAGCGCGGAGAGCGTGGTCCTCGTCGTGAGGGTGGTCGCAGTGGCGGTGGAAACCGTGATCGCGGTCCTCGTCGTGAAGGTGACCGTGGCCCACGTCGCGAAGGCGGTCGTGGACCTCGTGGTGAAAACCGCGGTGGCGAAAACAGACCTCCACGTGAAGAGCGCAAAGGCGCTTCAGCCGTGAAGTCTGAAGGACCTAATGCAAGACACGCTAAGCGTCCTGAGCACGGTGCTAAAACTCCAGCTCATGGCCAGCAAAAACGCGGTGACAACCGCCAAGGCCAAGGTGCTCACAAACGTCACGAGCCACGCAAAGGTGCAAGCGCTGCTCGCAGACCACCAGCGAAGCAAACGATCGGTAAAAAGATCTCCAGCTTCATCAAAAAGCTTTTCTCTTAA
- a CDS encoding alpha/beta fold hydrolase, whose protein sequence is MAYLDNFNHQFYGPVDGRKWVFIHGLMGYGQNWRRIISGLEASERCLAYDQRGHGRSFQPESGYSPEDYANDLKQIVDELGWKKFILVGHSMGGRNVLAFASMYPEYVEKLIVEDIGPEAAPNAYEYYEYLLNLAPTPFASREEARKFFMEDFVKIAKTREKVEVMAQYFYSNMVEKPDGTVDWRFSKYGIIESVKAGHTFDRWDQVRGLKMPTLWIRGEKSQELKSDVYQRILAENPMIKGVEIPGAGHWVHSDQPQAFIESLKSFVGDF, encoded by the coding sequence ATGGCATACTTGGACAATTTCAATCACCAGTTCTATGGTCCAGTTGATGGGCGAAAATGGGTCTTTATTCACGGGCTTATGGGGTACGGACAAAATTGGCGCCGGATCATTTCGGGGCTTGAGGCCTCTGAAAGATGCCTGGCATACGATCAGCGCGGGCATGGGCGCTCTTTTCAGCCTGAATCGGGCTACTCGCCTGAAGATTACGCTAACGACTTAAAACAGATTGTCGACGAACTTGGCTGGAAAAAGTTTATTCTGGTGGGTCACTCCATGGGAGGGCGGAACGTTTTGGCCTTTGCCTCCATGTATCCAGAGTATGTTGAAAAACTGATCGTGGAAGACATCGGCCCGGAAGCAGCACCGAACGCCTATGAGTACTATGAGTATCTCTTAAATCTGGCGCCGACGCCGTTTGCCTCTCGAGAGGAAGCTCGTAAGTTTTTCATGGAAGACTTCGTTAAAATCGCTAAGACGCGAGAAAAAGTCGAAGTCATGGCTCAGTACTTTTACTCGAATATGGTTGAAAAACCGGACGGGACCGTTGATTGGCGCTTTTCCAAGTATGGTATCATTGAATCAGTGAAGGCCGGGCATACGTTTGATCGTTGGGACCAAGTCCGTGGCCTTAAAATGCCGACCCTTTGGATTCGGGGAGAGAAATCTCAAGAGCTAAAATCTGACGTTTATCAGAGAATATTGGCCGAGAACCCGATGATTAAGGGCGTCGAAATCCCTGGGGCTGGACATTGGGTCCATTCAGATCAGCCTCAGGCCTTTATAGAGAGCCTAAAAAGCTTTGTTGGTGACTTTTAG
- a CDS encoding CCA tRNA nucleotidyltransferase, translating to MSSSKKPQLHEDWIDPYALRIVKNLQDSGFETYLVGGCVRDLMVGIHPKDFDIATSAHPNQVRKKVPNAYVIGRRFKLVLVKRGDLQFEVATFRRNVSAEEIAATPEEDTIEGDNYFGTVEEDAKRRDFTANAVFYDPANNKLIDFCGGIQDIENRVLRMIGDPKDRFIEDPIRILRAIRLSHKLHFSIESSMRHAIVETSAELKKSVLPRRREEWLKFLRLDEPHLAFMELFDLHILEQILPGLHSVFMDPAKMELFEMHLARITQVGINKQDPLELFAGVMFAFMKAQYGEGQWNHDEILNDPKLAYFMREEMGIFKQEAAVFFKALHLMSGLKKIDNYSRKGERRQMAFVLNEAFGLAMKLSMMDFSLSASETHYWMQQLEKFTGGKVTPTH from the coding sequence ATGAGTTCCTCGAAAAAGCCCCAGCTTCATGAAGACTGGATTGATCCTTACGCATTAAGAATTGTCAAAAACCTCCAAGATTCTGGTTTTGAAACCTATCTGGTGGGCGGATGCGTGCGCGATCTGATGGTGGGAATTCATCCGAAAGATTTCGACATCGCAACTAGCGCTCACCCCAATCAAGTTCGTAAAAAAGTTCCCAATGCCTATGTCATTGGTCGCCGTTTCAAGCTTGTTTTGGTGAAACGTGGCGATCTGCAGTTCGAAGTTGCTACTTTCCGCCGCAATGTTAGTGCCGAAGAAATCGCAGCCACTCCGGAAGAGGACACGATCGAAGGTGATAACTATTTCGGAACTGTAGAAGAGGACGCTAAACGCCGTGACTTCACTGCAAATGCTGTTTTCTATGATCCAGCCAATAACAAGCTGATCGATTTCTGCGGTGGCATTCAAGATATAGAAAATCGTGTCTTACGTATGATCGGCGATCCGAAAGATCGCTTCATCGAAGATCCGATTCGTATTTTGCGCGCAATTCGTCTGTCTCACAAGCTTCACTTCTCGATTGAATCAAGCATGCGCCATGCGATCGTGGAAACCAGCGCAGAACTGAAAAAATCAGTTCTGCCTCGTCGTCGTGAAGAATGGTTGAAATTCCTGCGCCTGGATGAACCCCATTTAGCGTTCATGGAACTTTTCGATTTGCATATTCTTGAACAAATTCTTCCAGGCTTGCACTCGGTCTTTATGGATCCGGCAAAGATGGAATTATTTGAAATGCATTTGGCTCGCATCACGCAAGTCGGCATCAACAAGCAAGACCCATTGGAATTGTTTGCAGGTGTGATGTTTGCTTTTATGAAAGCACAATACGGTGAGGGCCAATGGAATCACGATGAAATTCTGAATGATCCAAAATTGGCTTATTTCATGCGCGAGGAAATGGGGATCTTCAAACAAGAAGCGGCTGTTTTCTTTAAAGCTTTACATTTGATGTCGGGACTTAAAAAAATCGACAATTATTCCCGCAAGGGCGAGCGTCGTCAGATGGCTTTCGTTTTAAATGAAGCTTTTGGTTTGGCGATGAAGCTTTCGATGATGGATTTCTCTTTGTCAGCGTCTGAGACTCACTACTGGATGCAACAGTTGGAAAAATTCACGGGCGGCAAAGTTACGCCAACGCACTAA